A stretch of DNA from Nitrospira sp. KM1:
TTACTCGTCTCCGTGACGGAACGGACGCGAGAGATAGGCGTTCGGATGGCGGTCGGTGCAAAACGCCGGCACATTCTCATGCAGTTCCTGATCGAAGCCATGACGTTGAGCCTGCTCGGGGGGATCGCGGGGATTGCGTTTGGGATTGTCGGCGCCAAACTCACGACCATCGTCGCCGGTTGGCCGACCATCATATCCGGAGACGTCATCGGCGTGGCATTCCTCTTTTCGCTTGCCGTGGGGCTGTTCTTTGGCCTGTACCCCGCCCGTAAGGCATCCCGGCTCAATCCAATCGATGCGTTGAGGTACGAATAGTTCTCAGAAGGCTCCAAGACCTTCTCGGATCAGGCGAGCAGCCGACGATTCTGATCAGGCCGCATGAGTGGCAGCCCCACGCAATTCCTCAGGGCTATTGAGGACGGAATCAATGGCGCGTTCGGGCGGATGGCCGTCCTGATGCGCCAGGTCGATGACAAATGGAGCCGGATAGTGGCCGCCCCCCGGTTCATGCGTTACGGTGACGACCGGTTGGTGGAGCTTTGCGGGATTTAAGCTGGTTACCACGGCCAGTTCTCTCGTGCTCAAGCGGACGGAACTATGGACCGGATAAATGCCGACCGCCTTGATGAAGCGCGAGAGGATCTCCTGATCGAGGGTGCCCTCGTGCGCCTCTCTGTACAGACGTTGGAGAGCCTGGTGTGGCGCCAGAGGCGTGGCGCCGCCGAATCCGGTGATAAGTTCATCGTAGCGATCCGCAATGACGAGGATGCGTGCCTGATCGGACGTAAACTCGCCGCGTGTTTCTGGAGGGTAGCCGCTTCCGTCCAGAAGCGCATGATGTTCTCCGATCAAGTGAAGCGTAGCGGCATTGAATCCTTGTTGCCGCTCAAGCAGCGTCACGGCCAGACGGGGATGGCTTTGGAAGTGCAGGAGGTCCCGCTGGCTCAGGGGTGCCGATGTCGTCGCGCTACGTTTGACGATCGTGTCGGGAACCTTGAGCAGACCGATGTCATGCAGGAGCGCAGCCGTTGCCAATTCGTGAAGGACCAGAGGATTGTAGCCGTATGTTTGTCCCAGGATCAGCGCCAAGGTGCATGTGGTCAACGCGTGTTGACTGAGCGAGGAATCCCCCGCGCGGTCCTGGCTTGACGCCATGAACATGGCCGCCACTGGC
This window harbors:
- a CDS encoding HD-GYP domain-containing protein yields the protein MDELRVGMYVCKLDLSWFRSPFLRHSLLIDDAAQIEKLRGAGVRTVEIDPDYGLLPPAHLPFSNASPGQGQGQHPALAASATPYKSLDQLKEEREHAILARMQLERSVRAVFSAINQGHGPQAQTAGEAVQEILIATRTLPVAAMFMASSQDRAGDSSLSQHALTTCTLALILGQTYGYNPLVLHELATAALLHDIGLLKVPDTIVKRSATTSAPLSQRDLLHFQSHPRLAVTLLERQQGFNAATLHLIGEHHALLDGSGYPPETRGEFTSDQARILVIADRYDELITGFGGATPLAPHQALQRLYREAHEGTLDQEILSRFIKAVGIYPVHSSVRLSTRELAVVTSLNPAKLHQPVVTVTHEPGGGHYPAPFVIDLAHQDGHPPERAIDSVLNSPEELRGAATHAA